Below is a window of Caldichromatium japonicum DNA.
TTGGGTGCCTGTCTCGACCCACCCCCAGGCAGCTGCGATCAGCGCTTGTAGGGCAGCCACCGCCTGCTCTGTCTCGACCCGACCCGGTGGGGCATAGGGTGCCTGGATCAGGATCTGGCCTCGTTCCTCCCAGGAAAAGCCATTGGGGTCGTGTTCAGCGAGCCAAGAGAGCCAATCCCTCCCCGTCAATCCGGCACAGGCAGGGCGCCCAAAGCGGGCCATAGCGATGCAGCGCATGAGCTCAGAGAGCTCGCCCGCGAGCGCCTTGGGGTCATCGCCGCGCGCAAGCCTGCGGCGCAGGTCGCGCAGGACCTGCGCCGCCTCCCAGCGCCAGGTGCCCAGGGTGATCCCAGGGAGCGGGAGGGAAAGGCTCAAGATCGAGCGCCAGCGCCAGATGAGTAAGCCGAGCGCGATCAGACCCGCGGCCAGCAACCACCAGCCAAGCGCTGGCGGCCACCAGGGGAGGGGCGGCAGGTCGCGGATGTCGCGCAATGCCTGGAGGGTGGGTTCGAGCGGAAGCAATGGGTCCATGTCTAGACCGCCCGCGAGCGCGCCCGTTGTTCGAGATGGCGCAACAGCGCCAGATGGATCTCGTCTTGTGTGCGCACCGGAAAGAGCAGGATATGCAGGCGCTGAGCGATCGCCTTGAGGCGGGCCCGCCGTTCCTCCCACAGGGCGCGATAGCGCCGTTGCGCCTCTGGGTCATCGGTATCGATCTCGACGAGTTCACCCCCTGGGCCGCGAAAGGTCATCAGGCCCATCGGCGGGATCTCCCAGTCGGCGGGGTCATCGATCGGGAGTAGGACCAGGGTATGGCGCTGGCAGAGGTTGCCCAGGACCTGTTCGAGCGGGGCGACCTCGCGGTTGAAATCCCCGATCGCGAAGATCAGAGACCCCGTCGGTAGGCCCGAGTCGGTGCGGCGCAGGGCCTCGATCAAGGGGTCGGTGGGCGGTGCGATAGGGATTGCGGGCTCGCTGAGCGCGCGTAACAGTTGCCACAGCGCCCGCCGACCGCGCGCGGGGCGAAAGTGTTGGAGGTACGGGGCATCGGCATCTTGGGGAGCGACGACCTCTTGCCGGCCTCTTCCCCCTCCATCCCCGAAGATCAGCCCACCCACCCGGTCGTTGAGCCGGCTGGCCGCCCAACCGAGGAGGGCCGCAGCGCGTGCCGCCTGGACCGATTTGAAGGTCCCGCGGGTGCCGAAGGCCATCTGCGGCCCCTTATCCACACAAAGAAATACCGAACGCTCGCGTTCCTCGCGAAAGATCTTCATATGGGGCTCATTGGTGCGCGCTGTCACCTTCCAGTCCATATAGCGGATGTCGTCTCCCTCGCGATAGTCGCGCACCTCCTCGAAATTGAGCCCCGCCCCGCGAAAGACCGAGGCATACAGCCCAGCGAATGCCGAATTGACCAGATGATGCGAAGGCAGACCAAAGGCGCGCGCCTGATGGCGCAGCTCCAAGAGGTCATCGAGGCGGGGATAGAGGCTCATCTAAAGCTCGACCCTCTCGGGAAAACCAGGACAGATCAGCGGGCGAGTCAGTGGGCCGGTCGGTCGAGCAAAGCGCATCTCTCCCGTCTCTTCGCAGATCCACACCTCTTGCACCCCGCGTGCAGAATAAAGTTCCCTCTTCTCGATGAGCTCGCTTAAGCGATTGCTCGGCGAGGCAACTTCCACCACCAGCTCAGACGACT
It encodes the following:
- a CDS encoding DUF4381 domain-containing protein, which codes for MDPLLPLEPTLQALRDIRDLPPLPWWPPALGWWLLAAGLIALGLLIWRWRSILSLSLPLPGITLGTWRWEAAQVLRDLRRRLARGDDPKALAGELSELMRCIAMARFGRPACAGLTGRDWLSWLAEHDPNGFSWEERGQILIQAPYAPPGRVETEQAVAALQALIAAAWGWVETGTQGKSIAVRNAGRSAAILRASSAAEMAAFAGVRDKADV
- a CDS encoding DUF58 domain-containing protein; its protein translation is MSLYPRLDDLLELRHQARAFGLPSHHLVNSAFAGLYASVFRGAGLNFEEVRDYREGDDIRYMDWKVTARTNEPHMKIFREERERSVFLCVDKGPQMAFGTRGTFKSVQAARAAALLGWAASRLNDRVGGLIFGDGGGRGRQEVVAPQDADAPYLQHFRPARGRRALWQLLRALSEPAIPIAPPTDPLIEALRRTDSGLPTGSLIFAIGDFNREVAPLEQVLGNLCQRHTLVLLPIDDPADWEIPPMGLMTFRGPGGELVEIDTDDPEAQRRYRALWEERRARLKAIAQRLHILLFPVRTQDEIHLALLRHLEQRARSRAV